One Plasmodium yoelii strain 17X genome assembly, chromosome: 5 genomic window, gatCAATTACGTATTAAACAAACTTTAATCTAAGAGAATTTATCAAATGtcaataaaagtatatattgttccatattatctttaaattaatattaaaaatgataggAATTTATTTAACcacaaataattttatattggacttcaattattttgtcacttattatgcgtaaaatatataaaataatatgatgttacataatctacatattataaacaaaataaaattgcaaTGTATCATTACCtggtatataatttttttaataaaacctGCTTTCCCTTTACATTTTTCGATGTTATATTACctataaaattcataaattttattttataagagtttcattaacatatatttttattatacttttttaaatgttttcttagtgtgaaaCATTCAATGTATTGAGAAACTATTTACCCGATGAATTAGATAATTCTGCAAAATAcgaatttgataaaaatgagtATCTTAAGAAATATTGCCCTAATGGAGATTCAGATAAAAAATGTGAGACTGatctcgataaaattaaggctggatttttatgtttatttgaacaaattattgttaataatattgatgATTTAAGTAAAGAACAGGCTAAAgcgtttattatatacattatgatatggttcaattatatgttaaacctaaagAATGTTAATGACATCAACAActtaaatgatttttatattaaatatacagAAAATAATACGGATTATGAATATTGTAAAACAGATGGTATTGATTGTGGTAGTGCATTAAAAGATAAAACgggatataataattttaaggaGTTCATAGAAGCAAACAAATTTTTGTTGAATATTAAATTTGAAGATGCTTCTAAAGTTTATgattcatttaaattattatgtaatatgTTTTATGGAGTTAATGTAGCCAATCCAAATTCCGAGGAATATTTAAGAATAGCTAATcaatttgttgaaaaatataaagaacttAATGGATATTCTGATATTACTGAAGATAGTCCCTATTATCAAgtattgtctacattatcaaatgattacaataatattaaaaatgaatgtAGAGCTTGTCAATCTAGTAATTTTCCAACACTTTCAACATATTCACGAAGATCAGTAATAAAAAACACACTAATTTCAAttgcatttatatttgctTTAGTATCAATTTTCTTGGGTAttgcttataaggtaaataataaagaattaaaaaataattttcattatatatatgttaacgttaacaaaaaaataatacgcttcttaacattttatattagtattcgttatttggatttcggaaacgatttcaaaaacaatatttaagagaaaaaataaaaaatataaagaagagaataaatcattaatatatgattcaaaGAGTAATGACTATTTCagaaatagtaataatggttaatatattttaagaaactgtctatttagaagtaatttttgcataatttttatatagtttttatgttgtgggtcaggGTTATGTTTGTGGGACCACATTCGGGTTggggctaagtattatatctttatttaattttttataatttgaatacaaattaatatatgtactatatatatatatgttt contains:
- a CDS encoding PIR protein, with protein sequence MYHYLCETFNVLRNYLPDELDNSAKYEFDKNEYLKKYCPNGDSDKKCETDLDKIKAGFLCLFEQIIVNNIDDLSKEQAKAFIIYIMIWFNYMLNLKNVNDINNLNDFYIKYTENNTDYEYCKTDGIDCGSALKDKTGYNNFKEFIEANKFLLNIKFEDASKVYDSFKLLCNMFYGVNVANPNSEEYLRIANQFVEKYKELNGYSDITEDSPYYQVLSTLSNDYNNIKNECRACQSSNFPTLSTYSRRSVIKNTLISIAFIFALVSIFLGIAYKYSLFGFRKRFQKQYLREKIKNIKKRINH